In Candidatus Methanomethylophilus alvi Mx1201, a genomic segment contains:
- a CDS encoding MORN repeat-containing protein: protein MDEDVRIDYENGYYVGTVLEDGVTENGLGMFIWNTGESYVGYFLNGVRTGRGTFRWPDGKVYEGDFLDDTRSGHGKLKWPAGDVYEGDFVNGIFHGKGRLTWANGESYEGDFVNGKMEGMGVHYAADGSVIYSGEWIQGCPMTAEE, encoded by the coding sequence ATGGACGAGGATGTCAGGATCGACTACGAGAACGGGTACTATGTAGGTACAGTCCTGGAGGACGGTGTGACGGAGAACGGGTTGGGAATGTTCATCTGGAATACGGGCGAGTCGTATGTGGGATACTTCCTGAACGGTGTCCGTACCGGGAGGGGGACGTTCAGATGGCCCGACGGGAAGGTGTACGAAGGGGATTTCCTCGATGATACGCGTTCCGGACACGGAAAATTGAAATGGCCGGCCGGGGACGTGTACGAAGGGGACTTCGTCAACGGCATATTCCACGGGAAGGGAAGGCTGACATGGGCCAACGGCGAATCTTACGAAGGGGACTTCGTCAACGGCAAGATGGAAGGCATGGGCGTCCACTATGCGGCCGACGGATCCGTCATATACTCCGGGGAATGGATCCAAGGGTGCCCGATGACGGCAGAGGAGTGA